One Mycolicibacterium fortuitum subsp. fortuitum genomic window carries:
- a CDS encoding phytoene desaturase family protein, translating into MTEEALDAVIIGGGHNGLVAAAYLARAGRRVRVLERLDHVGGAAVSAHAFDGVDARLSRYSYLVSLLPQRLIDDLGARIRLTRRRYSSYTPDPATSGATGLLIGPKPTFDAIGAGTDAAAFADFYRRCALITTRIWPTLLQPLRSRSAMRRDVLRGQGAETAAAWEALIEQPIGAAITAAVSHDLVRGVMATDALIGTFAGIDDPTLIQNVCFLYHLIGGGTGEWDVPVGGMGAVSGALAAAAAGFGAEIITGADVYAVSPDGEVRYRHGGSTRRVTAERVLANVTPAVLAGLLGEPAPETAPGAQVKVNLMLRRLPRLRDERITPEQAFGGTFHINETFSQLAGAYEHAAAGRVPDPLPCEIYCHSLTDPSILSDDLRASGAHTLTVFGLHTPHSLTLKDPDRVRDRLTSAVLNSLNSVLAEPVQDVLLEDVAGRLCIETKTTADLEQALGMTAGNIFHGALRWPFAEDDVPLETAAQRWGVATGHDRILLCGSGSVRGGAVSGIGGHNAAMAVLEG; encoded by the coding sequence GTGACAGAAGAGGCGTTGGACGCCGTCATCATCGGCGGCGGGCACAACGGCTTGGTCGCCGCTGCCTACCTGGCGCGTGCGGGACGGCGGGTGCGCGTGCTCGAGCGGCTCGACCACGTCGGAGGCGCAGCGGTTTCGGCGCACGCCTTCGACGGAGTGGACGCCCGGTTGTCCCGGTACTCGTACCTGGTCAGCCTGCTACCGCAGCGCCTCATCGACGATCTGGGCGCGCGAATCCGGCTGACCCGGCGGCGGTATTCGTCCTACACGCCGGATCCGGCCACCAGCGGCGCCACCGGCCTGCTGATCGGGCCGAAGCCGACGTTCGACGCGATCGGCGCCGGTACGGACGCGGCCGCTTTCGCCGACTTCTACCGCCGATGCGCGCTGATCACCACCCGGATCTGGCCGACACTGCTCCAGCCGCTGCGTAGCCGGTCGGCGATGCGCCGCGATGTGTTGCGAGGACAGGGCGCCGAAACCGCCGCGGCCTGGGAAGCGCTGATCGAACAGCCCATCGGCGCGGCGATCACCGCCGCGGTATCGCACGACCTCGTCCGTGGCGTGATGGCCACCGACGCCCTGATCGGCACCTTCGCCGGCATCGACGATCCGACGCTGATCCAGAACGTGTGTTTTCTCTATCACCTGATCGGCGGCGGGACCGGCGAGTGGGACGTCCCCGTCGGCGGAATGGGCGCGGTGAGCGGAGCGCTGGCCGCCGCAGCCGCCGGGTTCGGCGCCGAAATCATCACCGGTGCAGATGTTTACGCGGTGAGTCCCGACGGCGAGGTGCGCTACCGACATGGTGGGTCGACGCGTCGCGTAACCGCCGAACGGGTATTGGCCAACGTCACCCCCGCGGTGCTGGCCGGCCTGCTGGGCGAACCCGCACCGGAGACCGCCCCGGGCGCGCAGGTCAAGGTGAATCTGATGTTGCGGCGGCTCCCCCGCCTCCGCGATGAACGCATCACGCCCGAGCAGGCATTCGGCGGTACGTTCCACATCAACGAGACCTTCAGCCAGCTGGCCGGGGCATACGAGCACGCTGCGGCCGGGCGGGTTCCCGATCCGCTGCCATGCGAGATCTACTGCCATTCGCTGACCGATCCCAGCATCTTGTCCGACGATCTGCGCGCGTCGGGTGCGCACACGCTGACGGTGTTCGGTCTGCACACCCCGCACTCACTGACCCTGAAAGATCCCGACCGGGTGCGGGACAGACTCACCTCCGCGGTCCTCAACTCACTCAATTCGGTTCTGGCCGAGCCTGTTCAGGATGTCCTGTTGGAGGACGTCGCCGGCCGGCTGTGTATCGAGACCAAGACCACCGCGGATCTGGAACAGGCCCTCGGGATGACCGCGGGCAACATCTTCCACGGCGCTCTGCGGTGGCCGTTCGCCGAGGACGACGTCCCGCTGGAAACGGCTGCCCAACGGTGGGGTGTGGCCACCGGACATGACCGGATCCTGTTGTGCGGTTCGGGTTCGGTGCGCGGCGGGGCCGTCTCGGGCATAGGCGGGCACAACGCCGCGATGGCGGTCCTCGAAGGCTGA
- a CDS encoding DUF2630 family protein has translation MATDQDILAEVHRLVAEEQELRSKLQHHEIEEAEEQQRLRALEVALDQCWDLLRQRRALRDTGQDPGLAQKRGADEVEGYRS, from the coding sequence GTGGCCACAGATCAGGACATCCTCGCCGAAGTTCACCGGCTCGTTGCCGAAGAGCAGGAGCTCCGGTCCAAACTGCAACATCACGAAATCGAAGAAGCCGAAGAGCAACAACGCCTGAGAGCGTTGGAAGTCGCCCTCGACCAGTGTTGGGACCTGTTGCGTCAGCGTCGCGCGCTGCGTGACACGGGACAGGACCCGGGCTTGGCGCAGAAACGCGGGGCCGACGAGGTCGAAGGCTATCGAAGCTGA
- a CDS encoding FKBP-type peptidyl-prolyl cis-trans isomerase, with translation MSTKPEIEFPDGPAPTELVITDLVVGDGPEAVPGGTVEVHYVGVEYDSGEEFDSSWNRGESIEFPLRGLIQGWQDGIPGMRVGGRRQLVIPPAQAYGPAGSGHRLSGKTLIFVIDLLATR, from the coding sequence GTGAGTACAAAACCTGAGATCGAGTTTCCGGACGGACCCGCGCCCACCGAATTGGTGATCACCGACCTCGTGGTCGGCGACGGTCCCGAGGCAGTACCCGGCGGCACCGTTGAGGTGCACTATGTGGGCGTCGAATACGACTCCGGTGAGGAGTTCGACAGCTCGTGGAATCGCGGAGAGTCCATCGAATTTCCGTTGCGGGGCTTAATTCAGGGCTGGCAGGACGGCATTCCGGGAATGCGGGTCGGTGGTCGCCGTCAGCTCGTCATCCCGCCTGCCCAGGCTTACGGTCCGGCGGGATCGGGTCATCGGCTTTCGGGCAAGACGCTGATCTTCGTGATCGATCTGCTCGCCACTCGCTGA
- a CDS encoding OmpA family protein yields the protein MSGSDESRTITGWQTASKLYRRPPGLGWLLALAVVPLLLGLIGWGGLDRSNKDAELSVPDVNPTATMTAPDVNAPDVNGPDVNSPTLLFAPLSISRSGNDFTLTGDLPDAAAKASLLDWLRGKFGADVNLIDNLNLRPGVSTPDVSAVGKVFDAAAAGIPDFGFGIDGDTLTLTGTAPSAEVRDAVEAAAKAAWPNIKLVNNIQVAAAPAAPAPPAPGTPGAPGAPGTPGPCAVLQGDVSALLRTPINFSTDGFVLAPASQQLLSQVADKLKSCVGARVAVTGYTDSSGNDAINVPLSGNRAKAVADYLVSQGIAADHVTSSGAGSANPIASNDTPEGMAQNRRVEITVN from the coding sequence ATGTCGGGTTCGGACGAATCTCGGACAATCACAGGCTGGCAAACTGCCTCCAAGTTATATCGGCGACCACCGGGATTGGGTTGGTTGTTGGCGCTGGCGGTAGTTCCGTTGTTGCTGGGGCTGATCGGATGGGGTGGTCTCGACCGGTCGAACAAGGATGCCGAACTCAGCGTTCCCGATGTGAATCCGACGGCGACGATGACCGCTCCGGACGTGAACGCCCCGGACGTCAACGGCCCCGACGTCAATTCGCCGACCCTGTTGTTCGCGCCGTTGTCTATTTCCCGCAGCGGCAACGATTTCACCCTCACCGGTGATCTGCCGGACGCGGCCGCCAAAGCGTCGCTGCTGGACTGGCTGCGCGGAAAGTTCGGCGCGGACGTCAATTTGATCGACAACCTGAATCTGCGACCGGGCGTGAGCACGCCCGACGTGTCGGCGGTGGGCAAGGTGTTCGACGCCGCGGCTGCGGGTATTCCGGATTTCGGTTTCGGCATCGACGGTGACACGCTGACCCTGACCGGTACCGCGCCGTCGGCGGAGGTACGCGACGCGGTCGAAGCGGCTGCGAAGGCGGCATGGCCGAACATCAAGCTGGTCAACAACATTCAGGTTGCGGCCGCACCGGCTGCGCCCGCCCCTCCGGCTCCTGGTACGCCTGGTGCGCCGGGAGCTCCCGGTACGCCGGGGCCTTGCGCGGTGCTGCAGGGCGATGTGAGCGCACTGCTGCGCACGCCGATCAACTTCAGCACCGACGGGTTCGTACTGGCCCCGGCCTCGCAGCAGTTGCTGTCTCAGGTCGCCGACAAGCTCAAGTCCTGCGTGGGTGCGCGGGTGGCTGTCACCGGATACACCGACAGCTCGGGCAATGACGCCATCAATGTCCCGCTGAGCGGTAACCGTGCGAAAGCCGTTGCCGATTACCTGGTTTCGCAGGGGATCGCGGCCGACCACGTGACGTCCTCCGGTGCCGGGTCGGCCAACCCGATCGCCAGCAACGACACCCCTGAAGGCATGGCGCAGAACCGCCGCGTCGAGATCACGGTCAACTAG